One genomic segment of Candidatus Cloacimonadota bacterium includes these proteins:
- a CDS encoding DUF2147 domain-containing protein, translating to MKKLYFIFLLIFSISLFADNMSPLGKWKTIDDETGEEKSIIKVWEDDGEIFGTIESLFLEPDEDPNPLCDECKGNLFNKPIIGMTILNNLEKDGNEWKGGTILDPNNGKTYKCKIEVVENGKKLKVRGFIGVSLLGRTQYWHRVE from the coding sequence ATGAAAAAATTATATTTTATCTTCTTATTGATTTTTTCCATCAGCTTATTTGCGGATAATATGTCTCCACTGGGAAAATGGAAAACTATCGATGATGAGACCGGTGAAGAAAAATCGATTATTAAGGTTTGGGAAGATGATGGCGAGATCTTTGGAACGATCGAATCGTTATTCTTGGAGCCAGACGAAGATCCTAACCCACTTTGTGATGAATGTAAAGGCAACCTTTTTAACAAACCAATCATTGGTATGACCATTTTGAACAACCTGGAAAAAGATGGTAATGAATGGAAGGGTGGAACGATTTTAGACCCAAATAATGGTAAAACTTATAAATGTAAGATCGAAGTTGTGGAAAATGGGAAAAAACTGAAAGTAAGAGGATTTATCGGAGTTTCTCTTCTGGGCAGAACGCAATATTGGCATCGTGTGGAATAA
- a CDS encoding thioredoxin family protein — MKYFLISIMMISTLLSAIPESEVDAEGITWLTNLEEAEQLAAEKDVPVFIHFTGSDWCGWCIKLKDEVYSKQIFQDYAADNLIMVKIDFPKYTTLPEDTKNYNNALAQKYGVKGFPTVVITDVEGKELARTGYQYGGAAKYIDHIKELLGQE, encoded by the coding sequence ATGAAATATTTTTTAATATCGATAATGATGATATCAACCTTACTTTCTGCAATCCCGGAAAGCGAAGTTGATGCTGAAGGAATAACCTGGCTTACAAATTTGGAAGAAGCTGAACAACTGGCAGCAGAAAAGGATGTGCCAGTTTTTATCCACTTCACTGGTTCAGACTGGTGTGGATGGTGCATAAAATTGAAAGATGAAGTTTATTCAAAACAAATTTTCCAGGATTATGCGGCTGATAACCTGATAATGGTAAAAATCGATTTTCCCAAATATACCACGCTTCCCGAAGATACTAAAAACTACAACAATGCTCTCGCTCAGAAATATGGTGTGAAAGGTTTTCCAACAGTTGTCATCACAGATGTTGAAGGCAAAGAATTGGCAAGAACCGGTTATCAATATGGTGGAGCGGCAAAATACATCGATCACATAAAAGAACTATTGGGACAGGAATAA
- a CDS encoding OsmC family protein, whose product MSITKLKWLGDMAFDAELNNHHFTIDADLSVGGKDQGPRPKGLLLSGLAGCTGMDVVSILKKMKVTNYKLELDVDADSTSEHPKIYSKIYLSYKFEGNDLPIDKIKRAVELSETRYCGVSAMLRKSAEIETKILINGEEI is encoded by the coding sequence ATGAGCATAACAAAACTTAAGTGGTTGGGCGATATGGCATTCGATGCTGAATTGAACAACCACCATTTCACAATCGATGCAGATCTTTCAGTTGGAGGGAAGGATCAGGGTCCTCGACCGAAAGGTCTGCTTTTATCAGGGCTGGCAGGATGTACAGGCATGGATGTTGTTTCGATTCTAAAAAAGATGAAGGTTACAAATTATAAGCTGGAGTTGGATGTAGATGCAGATTCTACCTCAGAACATCCAAAAATTTACAGCAAAATTTATCTAAGTTATAAATTTGAAGGAAATGATCTTCCGATAGACAAGATCAAACGAGCCGTCGAACTTTCTGAGACCAGATATTGCGGAGTTTCTGCAATGTTAAGAAAATCTGCCGAAATTGAGACGAAAATTTTAATTAATGGAGAAGAAATATAA
- a CDS encoding MarR family transcriptional regulator, whose amino-acid sequence MKTLIDKYADVSKELYKLCSKKEMIRRKCLNLGRMECDLLNYLNTVDEPVCMNDLSVEMKVSHSRITRIIDTLVRKKLVRRFPSKRDRRSWLAEITEKGKKTNKQTILDFMNIQKDLINKLPEDKVEEIYEYIQMYMQAYHAALQEKESEL is encoded by the coding sequence ATGAAAACACTAATTGATAAGTACGCAGATGTGAGCAAAGAATTATATAAGCTTTGCTCGAAAAAAGAGATGATCCGCCGCAAATGCTTGAATTTAGGTAGAATGGAATGCGATCTTCTAAACTACCTGAACACAGTAGATGAGCCGGTTTGTATGAACGACTTGTCTGTGGAGATGAAAGTTTCTCACAGCCGTATCACCAGAATTATTGATACACTTGTCCGTAAAAAACTTGTTCGCAGATTTCCCAGCAAAAGAGATCGCAGAAGCTGGCTGGCAGAGATCACAGAAAAAGGTAAGAAAACCAATAAGCAGACAATTCTCGATTTTATGAACATCCAGAAAGACCTGATCAACAAATTACCGGAAGACAAAGTTGAAGAGATTTATGAATACATCCAGATGTACATGCAAGCCTATCATGCAGCTTTGCAGGAAAAAGAATCAGAATTATGA
- a CDS encoding MoxR family ATPase — MSEKNIKILESLTETKQKIESEIGKVIVGQNKIIEQFLIALFSGGHCLLEGVPGLAKTLLISSMAKVMNMKFSRIQFTPDLMPSDITGTDILTEDKADGKRYFEYIKGPIFSNIILADEINRTPPKTQSALLQAMQEYQVTAGNSTYDLEKPFLVLATQNPIEQEGTYPLPEAQLDRFMFYMNIDYPSYEEEKAIVKLDSNKAQAEINSVISSEEIVTIQKAIIDVPVSDHVLDFAVKIVRASRPNQEDSLDFIKKWVSWGAGPRASQYLVYAARTRAALQGRLTPSIDDIKQIAEIVLQHRIIVTFAAEAEGITSKEIIQKLIRNFQ, encoded by the coding sequence ATGTCTGAAAAGAATATAAAAATATTAGAAAGTCTGACAGAAACAAAACAGAAGATTGAATCTGAAATTGGCAAAGTGATCGTTGGTCAAAATAAGATCATCGAGCAATTTTTAATTGCACTTTTTTCCGGTGGGCACTGTCTATTGGAAGGTGTTCCCGGGTTAGCAAAAACACTTCTAATTTCATCGATGGCAAAAGTGATGAATATGAAATTCAGTCGAATTCAGTTTACGCCGGATCTGATGCCTTCCGATATAACTGGAACCGACATCCTGACCGAAGATAAAGCTGACGGAAAAAGATATTTTGAGTACATTAAAGGACCGATTTTTTCCAATATTATTTTGGCAGATGAGATCAATAGAACTCCTCCAAAAACGCAGTCAGCTCTGCTGCAGGCGATGCAGGAATATCAGGTTACAGCAGGAAATTCAACTTACGATCTGGAAAAACCATTCCTCGTTCTTGCTACACAAAATCCTATCGAACAGGAAGGAACCTATCCACTCCCGGAAGCTCAACTTGATAGATTTATGTTTTATATGAATATAGATTATCCGTCCTATGAAGAAGAAAAAGCAATCGTAAAACTGGATTCAAATAAAGCTCAAGCTGAAATCAATTCCGTTATTTCTTCCGAAGAAATCGTTACGATCCAAAAAGCAATAATCGATGTACCTGTAAGCGATCATGTGCTTGATTTTGCAGTAAAAATCGTGCGTGCTTCACGACCAAACCAAGAGGATTCATTGGATTTCATCAAGAAATGGGTAAGTTGGGGAGCAGGTCCAAGAGCCAGTCAATACCTGGTTTACGCAGCCAGAACACGTGCTGCTTTGCAAGGAAGACTGACTCCATCCATCGATGATATAAAACAAATTGCAGAAATTGTTCTTCAACACAGAATCATCGTTACATTCGCTGCTGAAGCGGAAGGAATCACTTCCAAAGAGATTATTCAGAAACTAATAAGAAATTTTCAATAA